From the genome of Mugil cephalus isolate CIBA_MC_2020 chromosome 2, CIBA_Mcephalus_1.1, whole genome shotgun sequence, one region includes:
- the anxa5b gene encoding annexin A5b: MASRGTVKPSRDFNANADAEVLYKAMKGLGTDEDAILQLLTARSNGQRQEIKTSYKTLFGKDLIDDLKGELGGKFETLIIALMTPPLAYDVTALRNAIKGAGTNEKVLVEILASRTPEQVKDIVAAYKKEYDDDLEKDICGDTSGHFQRLLVILLQGNRQKGIQEGTIDSDAQALFKAGEEKFGTDEQAFVTILGNRSAEHLRKVFDAYMKLSGYEMEESIKRETSGNLEDLLLAVVKCARSVPAYFAETLYYSMKGAGTDDETLIRVMATRSEVDMLDIRTEFRRMFACSLFSMIKGDTSGDYRKALLLLCAGDDA; the protein is encoded by the exons GGACCGATGAGGATGCCATCTTGCAGCTGCTGACGGCTCGCAGCAACGGTCAGAGGCAGGAGATCAAGACCAGCTACAAAACTCTGTTTGGAAAG GATCTGATAGATGATCTGAAAGGAGAGCTGGGTGGCAAATTTGAGACTCTGATCATAGCTCTGATGACTCCACCCCTTGCTTATGACGTGACAGCGCTCCGCAATGCCATCAAG GGGGCAGGAACAAACGAGAAGGTGCTGGTGGAGATACTCGCCTCCAGAACACCGGAGCAGGTGAAGGACATCGTCGCTGCTTACAAAAAGG AGTACGATGACGACCTGGAGAAGGATATATGTGGAGATACTTCAGGGCACTTCCAGAGGCTTCTGGTTATTCTGCTTCAG GGAAACAGGCAGAAAGGCATCCAGGAGGGCACCATTGACAGCGATGCTCAG GCCCTCTTTAAGGCAGGAGAGGAGAAGTTCGGCACCGATGAGCAGGCGTTTGTTACCATCTTGGGCAACCGGAGTGCTGAACATCTTAGgaaag TTTTTGACGCTTACATGAAGCTGTCTGGATACGAGATGGAGGAGAGTATCAAGAGGGAGACGTCCGGAAACCTTGAAGACCTGCTCCTTGCTGTGG TCAAGTGTGCCAGAAGCGTCCCAGCCTATTTCGCTGAGACTCTGTACTACTCCATGAAG GGTGCAGGTACTGACGATGAAACCCTGATCAGAGTGATGGCCACTCGTAGTGAGGTGGACATGTTGGACATCAGGACTGAGTTCAGGAGGATGTTTGCCTGCTCTCTGTTTTCAATGATCAAG GGAGATACCAGCGGCGACTACCGTAAGGCCttactgctgctctgtgctggaGATGACGCATAA